The Moorella glycerini genomic interval TGGTTCCTGTCCGGGACTTCGTAGTAGCCGAATAAATCGTCGCCCGAGCACCAGATGGTGTAATTGCTGATCTTGGCTTCCGCCAGCACTGCCAGCATTTCCGGCCATATCTCGTCATGCATCTTTTTGTATTCTTCCTTTTTTCCCGGCCTTAGTTTAAGCCTGAAGGCTACCCTTTCCATAATTCGTATACCTCCATAAGGGAATGAATGAGGTGTGGGGGGCTATCCAGGTTATGGTTATATAATCCATTTTTAGTGTTTTTAAATCACTCCTCCTATACCTGGTCATATTCTATATTTAGCCCCAAAACTGGTTAACAATTTCTTGTTAAATTTTTAATCTAAATAAAAAACCTCTTTAATTTCCCGTGAAATATTTCCGTTTTCATCCAATTTCGCCTTCAAGGGCTTCATGTATTCCTACCAGCGGATATAAGACGGGTCTTTTGCTAATTCTCCACATGCTTTTTCCATATTTTCGACTTGTAAATAAGAAAACAATTTGCGGCCATCCATAAAATGCTATAATTGCGAATAGCAACCCTCCTAATAGCCGCCAGTAAATCAGGAAAGACTTTCTGGTGTGATAGTTGCCAGCTATATAAACGCCGGGCTTTCTACCTCCAGGTTCTTCAGCTGCTGGCACTTACCTTCTCTGGCACATCTGTTATCGCGCCTCCTGCAACAATCACCCTGACACCACTGCGGCGAAATTTTTCAATTTCCCCCTCCGGGGTGCCGCTGTCGGTTATAAGGGTATGCACAGCCGTCACCGGTGCTACCGTGGCCAGGGCGGCGGTACCAAATTTATCATGGTCGGCAAGAAGGATTATTTCTTTGGCCCCGCGCACCATCTCTGCCTTCACCCTGGCTTGAACCTCGGTCGATTCTGTGATGCCTTCTTCCAGGGTTACCCCTTTACAGGAGATAAAGGCTTTTTTAATGTTATAGCTGGCCAGGGCGTTCTCCACCAGGGGGCCTACGAAGGAAAGGGTACGGGGATGCAGGGTGCCGCCGGTGCAGATGACCGTTATATCCGGGTTGCCAACCAGGGCCATCACAACCTTCAAGGCATGGGTAATTACCACCAGGTCCTTTTTATCTTTGAGGTAATGAACCATCTGCAGAGCCGTGGTGCTGGCGTCAACAGCGATCACATCGCCGGGCTGGACCAGTTCCGCTGCCTTCCTACCGATGAGCTGCTTTTCGTAGCGGTTGCGCATATTGCGGATGTGGAAGGCCGTTTCTTCCTGGTTGACGGCTATTTTTACGGCGCCGCCGTGGGTGCGTTTTAAATAGCCCTCGTTCTCCAGGCGTTCCAGATCGCGGCGGATGGTTTCTTCGGTGACCTGAAAGATATTGCTGAGCTCAGTAACTTTAACTATGCCCTGCTCGTTTAAATGCCGGATTATCTCCTGCCGCCGGTCTTCAGCCCGCATGCCTCAACCCCCTTTCCGAAAACAGGTATCTTGAAGTTTTGTTTCACTAAATATATTCGCCGTTAAAAAGCAAATTCCTTCTGGCACCACAAATTTTTTATCTGGAATTTTGGTTTTTCAAATATGTATTCTGCGTTTCCCAAAATAAAATTACGGGTTTACATATTTACTTAGCCAAAGATGGCATGTGGGATTTAATCCCCTTGACAGGGGCGTTATAAGGGTGTAATATACTGACCTGTGGGCCATTAGCTCAGGCGGTAGAGCACCTGACTTTTAATCAGGGTGTCGGTGGTTCGAGTCCACCATGGCTCACCAGACATATGGCCCGTTGGTCAAGAGGTTAAGACACGAGCCTTTCACGCTCGTAACGGGGGTTCGATTCCCCCACGGGTCACCAAATCCAGGAGCCCTAGGGTAGCGGTCTAACATGCCGGCCTGTCACGCCGGAGATCGCGGGTTCAATTCCCGCCGGCTCCGCCAGGAAAGAATAAAGCCCCGGGAAGGGGCTTTTTTGATACGTATAGCATGGTATAATAAGAGTACAGGCATAAGCAGTTTTTAGGGAATGATGAGACTGTAATAATTTTCAAGAATGTACCGGCCGGGGTTTGCAGGCAATGCGGGAAGGTGTTTTCTATGGTACAAATTAGCTGGTTCTATGGCATCAAGATTTCAATGTTTTATGACGAACATTTACCACCTCATTTCCACGTAGAATACGGGGAATACCATGCGAATTAATGGATAACTGGCATAATGCTTATCATAAAAAAGAGCTGTTTAAAATCGATCCCCTCAGATAGGAGCGTGATAAAAATGATCCCCCCGGCATTAATCCAGGTATATGCTGATAAAGAAAGGGATTACGCCATTATCTGCCAGTTCGTTGACGGCAAAGTGACCCGCTACGATATGAAAAATCTGTTATACGGGGTTTTTGAACCCCTGAGGGATAAAGAGGTATTCAAGAACACCTTGACCATCCTGGATAATACAGCGGCCTGGGATTTAACCGGAAAAAGGGATGAAACAAACTGCCTGACTATTGATCCCTGGACATTATATAATGCCGAAGATATAACCGGCTGAGGAGGTTATTTTTAATGGGACTGGTAAATAAACAGTTCCTAGTGGATAGACGGGGTAGAAAACGGGGGATAGTACTTTCAATTAAAAGATACCGGCAACTGATGGAAGATCTGCATGATCTGGCAATCGTCGCTGAACGGCGTGAAGAAAAAACAAGGGATTTTGCGGAAGTAAAGCGCCGCTTAAAGGAAGATGGAATTGTATAGCCTGAACTTTAAAACTTCCGCTGAAAAAGACCTGCGCCGGTTACCAAAAGCTATAATAGGTCGTGTAATGGAAGTTATCGAAGGTCTGCAACTGGAACCATTTCCCCGAAAAGCGATAAAATTATCAGGTACCGAACGATTGTATCGCATCCCGGTGGGTGATTACAGGATCGTATACGAAGTTAATACTCAAAATCAGAAGCTTACAGTTTATTACATTCGTCACCGAAGGGAAGTATATCGCCGCATCTAGAAAAAGCCTCGGAGAGGTTTTCTTCTATTATTCCTTTTGCAATTCCCGCTCGACAAAGCGCAGGTGCTCGCAGACGGCCCGCCGGGCGGCGCGGGGGTTGTGGTCCCGGATGGCTTCATAAATGCGCCGGTGCTGCTCAAAGAGTAACTGCGGGTTGCCCGGGGTAGTGTAGAGGCGCTGGCGGCTGGCCCTCAAGGCCTGGCGCATGGTGTCGGAAACGGTGTGCATGAGCCGGGCCAGGACGGAGTTACGCGCCGCTTCGGCTATGGCCAGGTGAAAGCGCAGGTCGGCTTCTTCGCCCAGGGTGCCCTTCCGCAGGTCACGTTCCATTTCCTTTAAAATCTCGGCCATTTTTTCTAAATCCTCCGGCCCGGCGCGGCGGGCCGCGAGATGCGCGGCCTCGCCTTCTAAGGCCTGGCGGGCCTCCAGGAGTTCTATGGCCGCCTGGCGGTCCAGGAGCAGGGCCATTGCTAAGGGCTCTACAATGGCCCCCTGCCGGATGTTCTGGACAAAGGTGCCCTCCCCCGGCCGGATGTCAATAACCCCCATGGCCGCCAGGGCGCTCAGGGCTTCCCGCACGGAGGCGCGGCTGACGGCCAGCCGTTCGGACAGTTCCCGCTCCGAAGGCAGGCGATCCCCCGGTTTCAGGTTGCCCTCGCCGATGAGGTCCTTGATCTGCTGGACGATTTCTTCATATATTTTTTTGGGCCGGATGGGCCTCAGTTCCACCTCTGTCCTCACCTCTAAAAAGCAATTTATCTAAGACCGGCATTAAACCCTGAAAGGAGAGGTTACCCTCAGGCGCAGGTTCCACCCCATGCCTGTTTACTCCATACCTGTATCGAAATAACCTGTACCGGGCGCAGCCGAAAACTGGATCTCATCTGTTCAGCGTTAATGTGACTGGAGCCATATCTGTAGCCTTATTCGTCTTCACAGTCCGCAAGTATCTCTGCCGTGTGCTTTACCTGCATAGCGCTACCCAGCTGGTCCAGGCCGCCGCGGAGCTGGAGGACACAGCCGGGGCAGTCTACGGCCACCACTTCCGCGCCGCTCGCCACAATATTTTTCAGCTTGCGCTCCAGGATGGGCCTGCTGATTTCCGGGTACTTGATACTGTAGGAACCGCCGAAACCGCAGCAGCGGTCGCTTTCTTTCATTTCCACCAGTTCTAACCCCGTCTGGCCCTGCAAAACCCGGCGCGCCACCTGGTCCAGGCCCAGATGCCGCTTGAAGTGGCAGGAATCGTGGTAGGTGACTTTGACCGCCTGGTTGCCGGCTTGTGTCAATTCCCCCGGCGGCTCCGCCCGGCGGCCGGAAGTCGTGCATTGCCGGTCAAGGGAACCCTGCCTGCCGGTTTCCAGCCCTTCCCCGGCCCCCTGCTTCTTTTCCCCATTTCCGCCTGGTGGCCCGAAAGGTCCTTGTCGCCCGCCGGTCAATTCATGGACCAGTTCGGTGAAGTCCTTGACCTTCGCCGCCAGGGCCTGTGCCCGCCCCTCCCAGGCCGGGTCTCCGGCCAGGAGTTCGGGGAAGTCCTTCTTCAGGGCCACGGCGCAGGTGGGGCAGGCGGTGACCACCACCTCGGCCCGGGCGCCTTCCAGGGCAGCTATATTCTGTTTAGCCAGTTTAACCGCCGTCTCCCGGTCGCCGGCGTAAGTTGCCGGCGCGCCGCAGCAGGCCTGTTCCTGAGGGAAGACTACCTGCACCCCTTCCCGCCCCAGGACTTTATAAACGGCCTCGCCGATCTCCGGGTAGGCAAAGTCAATGACGCAGCCGCTGTAGAAGGCGGCCCGGAGACGGGGCTTGCTCAAGGGACGCTCCAGGTCCTTCGCCCGGTCCCGCAGGGGCCTCCCGGCAATGGCCGGCAGGCTGCGCCCTTCCGTAAGGCTGCTGAAAAAGAGGGGCAGGTGCCGGATGAGGGGTCGGCCGTGGGTCACCGGCCCCTGGAGACGGGCAGCGGCCCGCAGCAGGGTGTGCATAAGCTTCGGCCTGGCCACCACCCCGTGGAGGGCAAGGCGGTAGCCGCGGGAAAGGCCCTGCTTCCTGACGACCCGCTCCCGCAGCTTCAATACCAGCTCGGGGATGTTGATCTGCGCCGGGCAGACCTCAGCGCAGCGCCGGCAGCCGATGCACAGGCTCTGGGGATCGGCGGCGTCTTCCAGTGAATTGAAGAAGGCTGTGAGGATACTGCCGATGCCACCGCTGTAAATATAACCGTAGACCTGGCCGCTGACCAGCTGGAAGACAGGGCAGACATTGGTGCAGGAGGCGCAGCGGATGCACTGCAGGGCTTCCTTGAAGACCGGGTCGGCGGCCATGCGGGTGCGGCCATTGTCCAGAAGAACGACGTGTAACTCCTTAATCCCTTCGCCCTCACCCTTCCAGGCCGGGACCGGGCCGGTAATCATGGTCACATAGCTGGTAATGGGCTGGGCTGTCCCGCTACGGGGCAGGGCCTCCAGGATGGGGACGATGTCTTTAATGCCGGGCACCAGCTTCTCGTAGCCGACAATGGCCACGTGCACCGGGGGAACGGTGGTGGCCAGGCGGGCGTTACCTTCATTGGTGCAGATGACGATGGTCCCCGTCTCGGCCACGGCAATGTTGGCGCCGCTGATGCCCATACCGGCGGTCAGGAATTTTTTCCTTAATTCTCGCCGGGCGATGCGGACCATATTTTTAATATCCGGTTCCACCGGCTCATTCAGGTAACGGCTGAAGACCCGGGCCACCTCTTCCTTGGGCAGGTGGATGGCCGGCATGACCATGTGGGAGGGCCTTTCCCCGGGCATGAGCTGCAGGATCCACTCCGCCAGGTCAGTCTCATGGGGGGTGATGCCCCGCTCCTGTAGGTACGCGTTGAGGTGGATCTCTTCCGAAGCAAAGGACTTGGACTTGACAATATCGGTAACGCCATGTTCTCTAGCTACCTGGTAGATGTATTCCCTGGCGGCCGCTGCGTCCTTAGCACGGAATACCTTGCCGCCACGGGCCTCCACCGCCCGGGTGAACTGCTCAGCCAGTTCCTCGTAACGGCTGGCGGCATCAGCCTTGATAGCGGCAATCCTCTGCCTTAAGGATTCAAAGTCCCGGCCGGCATAGACCTGCTCCCGGGAAACGATGTAAGCATCGGCAAAGCGCTCTAGTGCCCCGCGCAGGCTGGCATTGTCCAAAGCCCGGCGAATACGCTGTTTGAATTCTTTACCGGCCATGATGCCCACCCCCGTTATCGCCTATCAGGATAATCAGCAGCCGTTCCGGGCCGTGCACGCCGATGGTCAGGCTGCGTTCTATGTCGGCCGTGCGGCTGGGCCCCGTGACCAGGGTGAAATATCCCGGCCAGGAACCCCGCCCCAGGTAGGCGTCGATTACCTCGGTTAAATTGGCCCGGACCCGCTCCACCGGCAGCAGGGCCACGCAGTTGAGCGGCAGCATGGCCGCCAGGCGGGTTTTAAGATCGGTAGCGTCCATAGCCAGGGTGCCCGTCTCGGCAATGCCATAATCAAATTCCACAATGCCGGTATCGGCCTGGCGGGCAAAACAGGCGCCGTCCTTCTCAATACTGAACCCCGCCTGGCCCAGGGCCTTTTCCACCCCTGCTGTCTGCACCAGGGGAGAATCTACCAGGGCCACCTTCAATCCCAGGGGGCGTAAAATTTCTACCAGTTTGGAAGCAACCTCTCCCGGTCCAGCTACCGGGATTACCCGGGCCCCCATCGCTTCGGCCTGGCTGGTGAAGGAGGCGATTAATTCCGCGTGGCGCAAATAGAAACCCTCCCGAAATAGAAGTCAGATGCAAGAAGTCAGAAGTCGGAATTTCCGTCAGAACTGGCTGGAAGCCAGTTCCTTTTAACTTATCGCCGGAAAGTCCCAACTATAAGGACGGGATGATAGATGGTATTTTGGTACAAGCTATTGTTCAAGGATAGTCCTCATCATAGGTGGTTTCTGGTTTATCCAACCTCTGACATCCTGCTTCCGACCCCCGTTTTTTCGTAGGCCTGCTCCAGTACCTGGACGACGTGAAGGACCCGTGGTGAAAGCCCCGCCTGGGCCAGGCCGTCTTCCAGCTGCATGCGGCAGGCCGGGCAACTGGTAACCACCGTATCTACCCCGGTGGCCTTGATGGCCGCCACCTTGTGGGCCTGGACCTGCATGGACATATCGTAATTGGTCAGGCTGAAGGAACCGGCGTTGCCGCAGCAGCGGTCGGCATTTTTCATTTCCCGGAACTCCAGGCCGGGGATGGAGCGCAAAATCTGCCGCGGTTCTTTGCTGATGCCCTGGCCGCGCACCAGGTGACAGGGGTCATGGTAGGTTACCTTGAGGGGCAGGCCGGCGGCAGGCCGGCGGTAATCAAGCTGCACCAGCAGTTCGTTGATATCCCGGGCCCTGGCGGCCATGACCCGGGCCGCCGCCCCCTGGGGGCTGTGCTCAAGGAGTTGCGGGTAAAAATGCTTCCAGGCCTCGCCGCAGGTGGCGCAGGCCACCACCAGGTAGTCAAAGTTATAGCGCTGGAAAATCTGCAGGTTGGAGGCTGCCATTTCCCGGGCCGTCGGGACGTCGCCGTGTACCAGGGTCGGGATACCGCAGCAATGCTGGTCCCGGGGAATTATGACCTCCACATCGTTGGCCAGCAGGACGTTGACCACCGCCCGGCCGGTATCGGTGTAGATATAATTCTCCAGGCAACCGGTAAAAAAGGCCGCCCGGGCCCTGGCTTTAACCGGCTGCATCACTTCCGGGAACTCTTCCCTCAGGGTCTTCCTGGCCAGGGGCGGTAACACCCGCCGCAGTTCCAGCCCGATGGGGAAGCGGGGGTTACAGCGCTGGATTTCAGGCCGGTAACGCAGGGCCAGGGACTGGAAACGGCGGCCGGTTTTGAGGGCCGTGTCAAAGAGCCAGGGGCGCTTCAAGCCCTGGAAGATTACTTTTTTTACCCAGGGCAGGCCCTTTTCCCGCACCATGGCCGCCCGGGCGGCCAGGACTACCATATCGACCCGGACGCCGCTGGGGCAATTGGCCACGCAGGCCATGCAGGTAAGACAAAAAAGCAACTTCCCGGCCAGGGAGTGGGTGGCCGGTAGCTCTCCCTTGAGGTAGGCGTAGGCCAGCTGGACCTTGCCCCGGGCTACCGCCGCCTCCCGCAGGGTTTCTTTATATAAAGGGCAAACCGCCTGGCAGTTGCCGCATTTCATGCATTTAGCCATTTCCTCTTCTACCAGGGCCAGGTCATCGAAAGGATTCACGGCAAATCACTCCTTTACCGGCAGGGGGCCTACCAGCTTCCCCGGGTTTAAGATCCCCAGGGGGTCCAGGGCCTGCTTGAGCCGCTGCATGACGGCAACGCCACTGGCGCCAAATTCCAGTTCCATATATTTCTGTTTGGCGAGGCCAATGCCGTGCTCGCCGCTTAAAGTTCCGCCCAGGGCAATGGCCGTATGGAAAATCTCATCTACCGCCCGGTGTACCCGCTCCATTTCTTCCTGGTCGCGCTCATCACAGGTAATGGTCGGGTGCAGGTTGCCGTCACCGGCGTGGCCGTAAGTAGCAATAGACACATTATACTTCCGGGCAATTCTCTCCAGGGCCAGGAGCATCTCCGGTATTTTACTGCGGGGTACGGTGGCGTCTTCCAGAACGGTGGTCGGCCGCAGCCGGGCACAGGCCGGCAGGGCCGCCCGGCGGGCCGTCCACAGGTTTTCCCGCTCGGCATCGTCCCGGGCCACCCGTACCTGGCCGCCGTTTTCCCGGCAGACGCGCTCCACGATAGCTGCCTCTTTTTCCACCACCGCCGGGATGCCGTCCACCTCCAGCAAGAGCACCGCCGCCGCCTCTACCGGCAGGCCGGCATGGCAGTAGGCTTCCACGGTGCGAATGGTGACATTGTCCATGATCTCCATAGTAGCTGGAATTACTTTATTGGCAATAATCCCGGTGATGGTCCTGGCGGCCCCTTCCAGCCGGTCAAAAACGGCCAGCATGCTCCGCCGCGCCTCCGGGGCGGGGGTCAACCGCACGGTAATGGCGGTCATTATCCCCAGGGTTCCCTCGCTGCCGCAGAAGAGCTTGACCAGGTCATAACCGCTGACGTTTTTCACCGTCTTACCGCCGCAGTGAAAGACAGTGCCGTCGGCCAGGACAACCTCCAGGCCCATGACGTAGTCTTTAGTAACACCGTACTTCAGGCCCCGTAACCCCCCGGAGGATTCCGCTACGCTACCCCCCATGGTGGCCGTTGCCACGCTGCCGGGATCTGGTGGATAAATTAACCCGTAGGGTGCCACAGCATCATTGAGTTCCTGGATCACCACTCCCGGCTGGACGGTGGCTGTCAGGTTTTCAATATCCAGTTCCAGGATGTTATTCATTTCCACAAAGGAGATTACCAGGCCATCTTCCCGGGGAATGACGCCACCACTCAGATTGGTACCGGACCCCCGGGGATAGACCGGTACGCGGTAGGCCGTAGCCAGCTTCATGATGCCGGCGACTTCTTCCGTCGACCGTGGCAAGGCCACGGCCAGGGGCAGGTGCTTGGGCTGGGCCGCTGCGGCGTCAAAGGCGTAGCACCAGCGGTCTTCCGTTCCGGTCAGCAGCCGTTCCGGTCCCAGAACGGCCTGCAATTCCTTTAAAAAATCTCCCCCTGCCAAGGTAATCCCCCCCAAAAAGGATCGCAATGGTCTGGTAATTTTGTCTGGCCTGACCACCTGGTGGTTCTATTATAGCACTTTTTTGCGGCAATTCAATAAGTATTTTACCACAAAAAAACTGGCCTGGCAGGCCAGTTTATAGAACAACTCCACCCATCCCTGTTTCGGGTGCAAATAGAGCAGCTCGGCACGTCGTTGCAGGCAAGGCTAGAAAACATCTTCCACCACAATGGTCTGGTCCCGGCGCGGGCCGACGGCAATGAGATGAACGGGCACGCCGGCCAGTTCTTCCAGCCGCCGGATGTAGCTGTGGCAGGCGGCCGGCAAATCTGCCAGGGTCCTGGCCTTAGTGATGTCTTCCTGCCAGCCGGGGACTTCTTCGTAAACAGGCTCACACTGCTGCAGGACCTTCAGGCTGGCGGGGAAATCACGGATTATCTCGCCGCCGTAACGGTAGCCGATACAAATGCGCAAGGGGTCAATTCCCGTCAGGACGTCCAGCTTGGTCAGGGCGATGCCTGTCAGGCCGTTGACCCCGGCGGCATGGCGCAAGATGACCGTATCCAGCCAGCCGCAGCGGCGCGGCCGCCCGGTGGTGGTGCCATACTCCCTTCCCTGCTCCCTTAAAGTATCGCCAATACTCCCCGTTACTTCGGCCGGGAAGGGACCAGCTCCCACCCGGGTGGTATAGGCCTTGGCCACCCCCAGGACCTTAGTGATCTTCGTCGGGCCGACACCGGCACCAATGCAGGCCCCCCCGGCCGTCGGGTAGGAAGAAGTAACAAAGGGATAAGTCCCCTGGTCCAGGTCCAGGAGGGTCCCCTGGGCACCTTCAAAGAGGACCCTGCGACCGTCCTTTAAAGCCTCGTTAACCAGGCGGACGGTATCGGCAATGAGGGGCCGCAGGCGCCTGGCATAGCCGGCATATTCGTCCAGGATGGCCTCCAGTTCGTAGCCCGGCCGGTCGTAAATTTTAGCCAGCACCTCGTTGACTGCCGCCAGGTTACGGGCCAGCTTCCCGCGGAATTCCTCCCCGTCCAGGAGATCCCCTACCCGGATGCCCGTCCGGGCCGTTTTATCCACATAGGCCGGGCCAATACCCCGTTTGGTGGTGCCAATCTGGGCTTCGCCCCGGCGCTCTTCCTCGGCAGCATCCAGGCCCTTATGGTAAGGTAAAATGAGGTGGGCCCGGTCGCTGATCCGCAAACTTGAGGTATCTATACCCCGTTCCGCCAGGCCGTCCAGTTCTTGCACCAGGACGGCCGGGTCGACCACTACACCATTGCCGATCAGGCAGAGCTTGCCGGGGTAGAGGATACCGGAAGGTACCAGGTGCAGTTTGAACTCCTGTTCCCCGACCATGACCGTATGGCCGGCGTTGCTCCCTCCCTGATAGCGAACCACCACTTCAGCCTTTTCCGCCAGGTAATCGGTAATTTTGCCCTTGCCCTCGTCGCCCCACTGGGCTCCCACCAGGACTACCGCTGCCATGCAAGCACCGCCTTTCAATGTTATTTGTTTTCCCAATCCTCGCCCGGGTGCGGGAGCCGGGCGCAAGCCACGGCCACTCCCGGTTAAGCGCCGGTCATAATAGCCCGCGCGGCAATAACGCCGGCCGCCGAAGCCTGGGCCAGGCCGCGGGTAACGCCGGCGCCGTCACCGGCAGCGTACAAGCCGCGGATATTTGTTTCCAGTTCCCGGCTTAAACTTAACCGGGAAGAGTAAAATTTAACCTCCACGCCGTAAAGCAGGGTATGCCGGGAGTAAACCCCCGGCGCGATCTTATCCATGGCCGCCAGCATCTCTACAATGGCCGTCAGGTGGCGATAGGGAAATACCAGGGACAGGTCCCCTGGCGTCGCCTCGGTCAGGGTCGGTGTCACCAGGCCCTTTTCCAGGCGGTCAGCTGTGGTCCGCCGCCCCGACAGGAGATCTCCCAGGCGCTGGACCAGGACACCGCCCCCCAGGAGATTGGCCAGCCGGGCTACATAACGGCCGTAGGCAATGGGTTCCTTGAAAGGCTCGGTAAAGGTCTTGCTGACCAGCAGCGCAAAGTTGGTATTGTTAGTCTTTTTGTCAGCATAGGAATGGCCATTCACCGTCACCAGACCCTCGTTATTTTCCAGCACTACTTCCCCATAGGGGTTCATGCAGAAGGTCCGCACCCGGTCGTCAAATTTCCGCGAGTAGAAGATAAATTTGGATTCGTAAATGACACTGGTCAGGTGCTCCATGACGGCCGCCGGCACTTCCACCCGCACGCCGATGTCCACGGGGTTGACGGCCAGCTTCAGGTTCAAGCCGGCAGCCACCCGGCGCAGCCAGTCGGCGCCTTCCCGGCCCGGGGCCAGGACCACATAACGGGCGCCGATCTCTTCCCCCTGCCGGGTAACCACCCCGCTAACCCGGTTATCGTCCACCAGGATTTCCTCCACCGGCGTATCCGTGCGCACCTCTACGCCGTGCTCCTCCAGGTAATCCTTCATGGCCTGGAGGATCTCCTGGGTACGCCCGGTACCCAGGTGGCGGATGGGAGCCGGGATCAACTTTAAATCTGCCAGGATGGCCTGGCGCTGGATATCCATAATCCGCTCATCCTCGAGACTGCCGTAGACCTTTTCCGGCGCCCCGAAATGGCGGTAAACGCCATCGACATAATC includes:
- a CDS encoding adenylosuccinate synthase, coding for MAAVVLVGAQWGDEGKGKITDYLAEKAEVVVRYQGGSNAGHTVMVGEQEFKLHLVPSGILYPGKLCLIGNGVVVDPAVLVQELDGLAERGIDTSSLRISDRAHLILPYHKGLDAAEEERRGEAQIGTTKRGIGPAYVDKTARTGIRVGDLLDGEEFRGKLARNLAAVNEVLAKIYDRPGYELEAILDEYAGYARRLRPLIADTVRLVNEALKDGRRVLFEGAQGTLLDLDQGTYPFVTSSYPTAGGACIGAGVGPTKITKVLGVAKAYTTRVGAGPFPAEVTGSIGDTLREQGREYGTTTGRPRRCGWLDTVILRHAAGVNGLTGIALTKLDVLTGIDPLRICIGYRYGGEIIRDFPASLKVLQQCEPVYEEVPGWQEDITKARTLADLPAACHSYIRRLEELAGVPVHLIAVGPRRDQTIVVEDVF
- a CDS encoding NAD(P)/FAD-dependent oxidoreductase; this encodes MAGKYEVVIVGAGPAGIFTALELVRQRSGLKVLILEKGHGLKRRVCPSKETRSSCLHCNPCSVVSGWGGAGAFSDGKLTLSPEVGGWLSEYIPERDVTALIDYVDGVYRHFGAPEKVYGSLEDERIMDIQRQAILADLKLIPAPIRHLGTGRTQEILQAMKDYLEEHGVEVRTDTPVEEILVDDNRVSGVVTRQGEEIGARYVVLAPGREGADWLRRVAAGLNLKLAVNPVDIGVRVEVPAAVMEHLTSVIYESKFIFYSRKFDDRVRTFCMNPYGEVVLENNEGLVTVNGHSYADKKTNNTNFALLVSKTFTEPFKEPIAYGRYVARLANLLGGGVLVQRLGDLLSGRRTTADRLEKGLVTPTLTEATPGDLSLVFPYRHLTAIVEMLAAMDKIAPGVYSRHTLLYGVEVKFYSSRLSLSRELETNIRGLYAAGDGAGVTRGLAQASAAGVIAARAIMTGA